One Ahaetulla prasina isolate Xishuangbanna chromosome 10, ASM2864084v1, whole genome shotgun sequence genomic region harbors:
- the LOC131204175 gene encoding zinc finger protein 574-like has protein sequence MAEELAPSVFFQHQYMCSECGLLYNTLEAVLLHHQSHLGESCETAAATAVADAESQQDNRYQCLECGCVLWSPDELLAHQEVHPREVPTRPSSLPATTGQIRYQCNECNELFPSTSLWLAHRRTHQKQEAPANSSPSVLPSQLPPSPLSQISNPQPPQISCLPALEELHPPSPQSVPPMHPYECSECACLFLTPEELLEHQGEHFTEIEKESGEPAEVATQEASSPYISPVPGSEETTAVPPPAQVFCCTECKQAFGTMETLQKHQQEHVGSSEEFLCGECQRGFTTAKRLLAHQRVHVDGTYECPNCNKIFKKAASLEQHMRIHKGEALYLCVDCGLGFSTEMTLIMHRKNHTANPLHRCHCGKTFSNMTKFLYHRRTHAGKSGIPAARVVGGEPASSQPAEQVPGEEEALVNGSTTSSLPPGNLAEASSGGFLCPQCGKAFSTHIRMVRHKRVVHVLERKHKCPTCGKKFKKLVHVRNHLRTHTGERPFQCSECGKTFVSQANLARHHVTHTGERPYQCQVCDKRFTQSSNLRQHRLLHMAPNGDGSHSCDDCGAAFLRARQLALHRTVHTGCLPFPCPDCDKSFSRHRLLELHRLSHSGHEPHRCPDCGALFVVASKLQEHRCARQDEQGSPQQSYLCTSCGKYMGSLAKLTLHQLVHSGQRPYNCPLCGKAFTTPSGLSRHQQRHAGLRPHKCPTCNKTFVAASGLQLHQRTHTGERPFLCPDCGKAFRQATHLREHRRLHTGERPYRCPECGKAFVQSMHLAEHRRIHTGERPHPCPLCSKTFKTVSNLRSHRKTHTALADSQDAVQPSESLVASGQSTQTIMCTKFGETIAIIESAEPLPVMETIEIYLEM, from the coding sequence ATGGCAGAAGAGTTGGCTCCATCCGTGTTTTTCCAGCATCAATATATGTGTTCGGAGTGCGGACTTCTCTACAACACTTTGGAGGCGGTGCTGCTCCACCACCAGAGCCATTTAGGGGAGTCCTGTGAGACTGCCGCCGCCACCGCTGTTGCCGATGCAGAATCCCAGCAAGACAACCGCTATCAGTGCCTGGAGTGTGGGTGTGTCTTGTGGTCACCTGATGAACTGTTAGCGCACCAGGAAGTGCATCCCAGGGAAGTACCAACCCGCCCTTCATCTCTCCCAGCCACCACTGGACAGATCCGCTACCAATGCAATGAATGTAATGAACTTTTTCCATCTACGAGCCTCTGGCTAGCTCACCGCCGGACACACCAGAAACAGGAGGCTCCAGCAAATTCTTCTCCATCAGTTTTACCTTCTCAGctgcctccctcccctctttcccaaATATCCAATCCTCAGCCTCCCCAGATCTCTTGCCTCCCAGCTTTGGAGGAACTACATCCGCCGTCACCACAGTCAGTTCCCCCCATGCATCCTTACGAATGCTCAGAGTGTGCCTGTCTTTTCTTAACACCAGAGGAGCTGCTGGAGCATCAGGGTGAACATTTTACTGAAATCGAGAAAGAGAGTGGGGAGCCAGCTGAAGTGGCAACCCAGGAGGCGTCCAGCCCCTACATATCCCCAGTGCCAGGCTCTGAGGAAACCACAGCagtgcctcccccagctcaggtTTTCTGTTGTACTGAGTGCAAGCAGGCCTTTGGTACAATGGAGACGCTGCAAAAGCACCAACAGGAACATGTGGGGAGCAGCGAGGAATTTTTGTGTGGGGAATGCCAGCGTGGCTTCACAACAGCCAAACGGTTATTGGCTCACCAGCGGGTGCACGTGGATGGCACATACGAGTGTCCAAATTGCAACAAGATCTTCAAAAAGGCAGCCTCTCTTGAACAACACATGCGCATCCATAAAGGCGAGGCGCTCTACCTCTGCGTGGACTGTGGGCTCGGCTTCTCCACTGAGATGACCTTAATTATGCACCGCAAAAACCACACGGCCAACCCCTTGCACCGTTGTCATTGTGGCAAGACTTTCAGCAACATGACCAAGTTCCTTTACCATCGACGCACGCACGCTGGCAAGAGTGGGATCCCAGCCGCACGGGTGGTCGGAGGAGAACCTGCATCCAGCCAGCCCGCTGAGCAAGTGCCCGGCGAGGAGGAAGCACTTGTGAATGGCTCCACCACTTCCTCCCTTCCGCCAGGGAACTTGGCCGAGGCCTCCAGTGGGGGGTTCCTGTGTCCTCAGTGTGGAAAGGCATTCTCCACTCATATCCGGATGGTGCGGCATAAGCGAGTTGTGCACGTGCTGGAGCGCAAGCACAAATGTCCCACGTGTGGCAAAAAGTTCAAGAAGCTGGTGCACGTGCGGAACCACCTGCGGACACATACGGGGGAGAGGCCGTTCCAGTGCTCCGAATGCGGCAAGACGTTTGTTTCCCAGGCTAACCTGGCCCGGCACCATGTAACCCACACCGGAGAACGGCCCTACCAGTGCCAGGTCTGCGACAAGCGCTTCACTCAGTCCTCTAATCTTCGCCAGCATCGCCTTTTGCACATGGCACCTAACGGAGACGGGTCCCACTCGTGTGATGACTGCGGGGCTGCCTTTCTCCGAGCCCGTCAGTTAGCCTTGCATCGAACGGTACACAcaggatgcttgcctttcccttGTCCGGACTGTGACAAATCTTTTTCACGCCATCGTCTCCTTGAACTGCACCGGCTTAGCCACTCTGGGCACGAACCTCACCGCTGCCCAGACTGTGGCGCTCtttttgtggtggcctccaaGCTGCAGGAGCACCGTTGTGCCAGGCAAGACGAGCAGGGGAGCCCTCAGCAGTCGTACCTCTGCACGTCTTGCGGCAAGTACATGGGCTCATTGGCCAAACTGACGTTACACCAACTGGTTCATTCGGGGCAGCGTCCGTACAACTGCCCGCTCTGTGGGAAAGCCTTCACCACCCCTAGCGGGCTGAGCCGACATCAACAGCGCCATGCTGGCCTACGCCCTCACAAGTGCCCTACCTGCAACAAGACATTCGTGGCAGCCTCGGGGCTGCAGCTGCACCAGCGCACGCACACAGGCGAACGGCCCTTCCTCTGCCCAGATTGTGGCAAAGCTTTCCGACAGGCCACCCATCTTCGCGAACACCGACGCCTGCACACCGGGGAGCGGCCCTATCGTTGTCCAGAGTGTGGCAAGGCCTTCGTGCAGTCCATGCACCTGGCTGAGCACAGACGGATCCACACTGGGGAGCGACCTCACCCTTGTCCCCTCTGCTCCAAGACTTTCAAGACCGTCTCGAACTTGCGGAGCCACCGCAAGACGCACACAGCGCTGGCTGATAGCCAGGATGCCGTGCAGCCTTCGGAATCTCTCGTAGCTTCTGGCCAGTCCACCCAAACCATTATGTGCACCAAGTTTGGGGAGACAATTGCTATAATCGAGAGTGCAGAGCCTCTTCCCGTGATGGAGACCATAGAGATCTATCTAGAGATGTAA